A part of Deinococcus ruber genomic DNA contains:
- a CDS encoding polysaccharide deacetylase family protein: protein MRGRAHARQHDNRIGKAGSIRWGNLVLSYRLTPAGASLHRRYTKVKQDEDMPRLAAAFPTCFLLLLTLAAATSEPLATLLTHGPRSTRRVALTFDADMTPGMEKALQKGKVKSYDNVAVRQILQATHTPATFFFTGMWVEEYPEPAREIAQDPLFEVEDHSYDHPGFEQPCYGLASIPQAQKVTDIEHAQSVIARVTGVTPRYFRFPGGCENARDLTLVRSLGLIPVDWDVISGDAGQPDPKVIIQKVLKETQDGSIIVMHSHGGKAPATALALPAIIAGLKTRGFTFVKVSDLLNRP, encoded by the coding sequence GTGAGAGGACGGGCGCATGCGCGGCAGCATGACAACAGGATAGGCAAAGCAGGTTCGATTCGCTGGGGCAACCTCGTACTGAGCTATCGGCTCACACCAGCAGGAGCAAGCCTGCACCGCCGCTATACCAAGGTCAAGCAGGATGAGGACATGCCTCGCCTTGCCGCTGCGTTCCCAACCTGCTTTCTGCTTCTGCTGACGCTTGCTGCCGCAACCTCCGAACCTCTGGCCACGCTGTTGACACACGGACCCCGCAGCACCCGGCGAGTGGCCCTGACCTTCGACGCCGACATGACCCCCGGCATGGAAAAAGCCCTCCAGAAGGGCAAGGTGAAGAGTTACGACAATGTGGCGGTGCGTCAGATTCTGCAGGCCACGCACACCCCCGCCACGTTCTTCTTCACCGGCATGTGGGTTGAAGAGTATCCCGAACCTGCCCGGGAGATTGCGCAAGACCCGCTGTTCGAGGTGGAAGACCACAGCTACGACCATCCGGGGTTTGAGCAACCCTGTTACGGCTTAGCGAGCATTCCCCAGGCGCAGAAGGTAACAGACATCGAGCACGCGCAGTCGGTGATTGCGCGGGTGACGGGCGTGACGCCCCGCTACTTCCGCTTCCCGGGCGGCTGCGAGAACGCGCGGGATCTGACGCTTGTTCGGAGCCTTGGGCTGATCCCGGTGGACTGGGACGTGATCAGCGGAGATGCGGGACAGCCTGATCCGAAGGTCATTATCCAGAAGGTGCTGAAAGAGACGCAAGACGGCAGCATTATCGTGATGCACAGTCATGGAGGGAAGGCGCCGGCAACCGCACTAGCCCTTCCGGCCATCATCGCTGGTCTGAAAACCAGAGGCTTCACCTTTGTCAAGGTGAGTGATCTGCTCAACCGCCCCTGA